In Nicotiana tabacum cultivar K326 chromosome 17, ASM71507v2, whole genome shotgun sequence, one DNA window encodes the following:
- the LOC107781695 gene encoding cysteine-rich receptor-like protein kinase 46: protein MANVVVLCLRVLLSSFFIFPAIANPRTELVYKFCGEERAENVSEFNQNYVNAIVSMEPEMRKNKFSIYGEGYPPNRIYVLAQCMDDLTNDDCEICFSTIKTQLPGCFPHSSGRVFFDGCFMRFENYSFFYESSSPHDVKRCSDAVNLKNEQFRDVATKVVKDLVNMAPIHGGYAEGRRKAHGLSVYGMANCWNTLDEKSCNDCLTNASTSLLDCLPSIEARALSVGCYFRYSEYEFTDGSSFFLNTKGAIFMYVVFVLVAVGVCVVAVLVGYIVGTTLQEKRLKHQKKPNESDLESSVMKRSLHFKYSTLEKATDNFSEECKIGQGGFGEVFKGTLPDGREIAIKRMFLTTKIRNEEISNEIDIIGQAQHQNLVRFLGCCFTDDDSFLVYEYLENKSLDLILFDPKKKKELDWKRRLRIIEGTAEGLEYLHNDCQVRIIHRDIKPSNILLDSKYRPKIADFGLARFNIREQGSAPLVIAGTFGYMAPEYLAHGQLTDKVDVYSFGVLILEIVSGREINKFPADDTLDTLVTIAWRHFKEKRVSRLIDPSMEIEDVDEVLRVIQIALLCTQESPIMRPDMTTVIKLLTQKELEVPVPSKPPFIEESFHDSEQGGSFHRRHPSASSFHSCRYYDTQQDHGSVHRHHPSASIDSYYDTESVLGG, encoded by the exons ATGGCCAATGTCGTCGTTTTGTGCTTACGCGTTCTCCTCTCTAGCTTTTTTATTTTTCCGGCAATTGCGAATCCTCGGACGGAGCTGGTCTATAAATTCTGCGGCGAAGAACGAGCAGAGAATGTTTCAGAATTCAACCAAAACTACGTCAATGCAATAGTATCAATGGAACCCGAAATGCGAAAAAACAAATTTTCCATATATGGAGAAGGGTACCCTCCAAATCGAATTTACGTCTTGGCTCAATGCATGGACGATCTGACTAATGATGATTGCGAAATTTGTTTTTCTACCATTAAAACGCAATTGCCTGGTTGCTTTCCCCACAGCAGCGGTCGTGTTTTCTTTGATGGCTGCTTCATGAGATTCGAGAACTATAGCTTTTTTTACGAGTCTTCTTCTCCCCACGACGTCAAA AGATGCAGCGATGCAGTGAACTTGAAGAATGAGCAATTTAGGGATGTGGCAACCAAAGTCGTCAAGGATTTGGTAAACATGGCCCCAATTCACGGTGGCTATGCAGAGGGACGAAGGAAAGCCCATGGTTTATCAGTTTATGGCATGGCTAACTGCTGGAATACTTTGGACGAAAAATCATGTAACGATTGTCTGACAAACGCAAGCACATCTCTCCTTGATTGTTTGCCATCCATTGAGGCGCGCGCCCTTAGCGTTGGCTGCTATTTTCGTTACTCGGAATACGAATTTACCGATGGTTCGAGTTTCTTTCTTAATACTAAAG GAGCCATTTTCATGTACGTTGTATTTGTTCTTGTTGCTGTTGGTGTATGCGTAGTCGCTGTTCTGGTTGGATATATTGTGGGTACAACTCTTCAAGAAAAACGATTGAAACACCAGAAGAAACCTAATG AATCAGATCTTGAGTCATCTGTTATGAAGAGGAGCCTGCATTTCAAATATTCAACACTGGAGAAAGCTACAGACAACTTCAGTGAAGAATGCAAGATTGGCCAAGGTGGATTTGGTGAAGTCTTTAAA GGGACTTTGCCAGATGGTAGAGAAATTGCTATCAAACGAATGTTCTTAACTACCAAGATTCGGAATGAAGAGATATCCAATGAGATAGACATTATCGGACAAGCTCAACACCAGAATTTGGTTCgtttccttggttgttgtttcaCTGATGATGACAGCTTTCTTGTTTATGAGTATCTGGAAAATAAAAGCCTTGATCTTATCTTATTCG atccaaagaaaaagaaagaattagATTGGAAGAGAAGGCTCAGGATAATCGAAGGAACAGCTGAAGGTTTAGAATACCTTCACAACGATTGCCAAGTTCGAATCATCCACAGAGACATCAAACCTAGTAACATCTTACTAGACTCAAAGTACCGTCCCAAAATTGCAGATTTTGGTCTTGCCAG GTTTAATATCAGGGAACAAGGAAGTGCGCCTCTTGTTATTGCAGGCACATT CGGATACATGGCTCCTGAGTACCTTGCTCATGGACAATTGACTGACAAAGTGGATGTTTATAGCTTTGGAGTTCTCATCCTAGAAATAGTAAGCGGCCGGGAGATTAACAAATTTCCAGCCGATGACACACTAGACACCCTTGTAACCATT GCTTGGAGACATTTTAAGGAGAAAAGGGTATCTCGACTAATAGATCCGAGCATGGAGATAGAAGATGTGGATGAAGTACTAAGGGTGATTCAAATCGCGCTGTTATGTACTCAAGAGTCACCTATTATGCGTCCAGATATGACAACTGTTATTAAACTACTCACACAAAAGGAATTAGAAGTGCCTGTTCCATCAAAGCCACCTTTCATTGAGGAGTCATTTCATGATTCTGAACAAGGTGGCTCTTTTCATCGGCGTCATCCCTCTGCATCGTCATTTCATTCTTGCAGATATTATGACACCCAACAAGATCATGGCTCTGTTCATCGGCATCATCCCTCTGCATCGATTGATTCTTATTATGACACAGAAAGTGTTTTGGGAGGATAA
- the LOC142171910 gene encoding uncharacterized protein LOC142171910, with protein MANATANDHVWIGDLGGTHHVTHCKNALGNLRKADHRIDGVQSPTSSKAEITHTGDAGLYNGKVMGIGRENSGLYLIKENLPTAAISFLKENGETALWHLRLGHASTKSMQHISELKNKIQAREQDNCEFEATVKVVRLDNGTEFFNSQCNGLFASLGIIHQSSCPYTPQQNGVIEWKHRHILEVARALKFQSSIPRRFWEVENASVETDIDHAGSDEEHETATAAPINENHIHVVLEPVTEITDVQEPFLDTIEEAGTVEMHSQPASTKVETRKSSRQGRPSVWLKDYITTAKTHTNTAHSISNALSYDHLSPAYQSYLNIFSVLTEPQSFKEAAHDPRWIEAMDQKILYQIDVNNAFLQGDLYEEWNIKLTDALVGAGYQQSAYDHSPFTKQTTHDIVIILVYVDDILITGRNIFLVEESKSTLHNSFKVKDLGELRYFLGIEVMRSDKRMLLNQRKYAPELISSIGLAAVKLASTPIE; from the exons ATGGCAAATGCAACTGCTAATGATCATGTTTGGATAGGGGACTTAGGTGGTACTCACCATGTGACACATTGCAAGAATGCTTTAGGTAATCTTAGAAAAGCAGATCATAGAATAGATGGAGTACAGTCACCTACAAGCAGTAAAGCAGAAATTACACATACAGGAGATGCA GGGCTCTACAATGGCAAGGTGATGGGGATTGGTAGAGAAAACAGCGGATTATACTTGATAAAAGAAAATTTACCAACAGCAGCAATTAGTTTTTTGAAGGAAAATGGAGAAACAGCACTATGGCATTTGAGGCTAGGTCATGCATCAACAAAATCTATGCAGCATATTTCAGAACTAAAGAATAAGATACAAGCTAGAGAGCAGGACAATTGTGAG TTTGAAGCTACTGTGAAAGTTGTTAGATTAGATAATGGTACTGAGTTCTTCAACTCTCAATGCAATGGTTTGTTTGCTTCTCTGGGAATCATACACCAAAGTAGTTGTCCATACACCCCACAACAAAATGGGGTGATTGAATGGAAACATAGGCATATACTGGAGGTTGCAAGAGCCTTAAAATTCCAAAGCTCGATTCCTAGGAGGTTCTGGG AAGTAGAGAATGCTAGTGTGGAAACAGACATAGATCATGCAGGTTCTGATGAAGAACATGAGACTGCAACTGCTGCTCCAATAAATGAGAATCATATTCATGTTGTCCTTGAACCAGTAACTGAGATAACAGATGTCCAGGAACCTTTCTTGGATACAATAGAAGAAGCAGGAACAGTAGAAATGCATTCACAACCAGCATCTACAAAAGTAGAGACTAGGAAATCTAGTCGACAAGGAAGACCCTCTGTTTGGCTTAAAGATTACATCACTACTGCTAAGACACACACTAACACTGCCCATTCAATCTCAAATGCCCTCTCTTATGATCATCTATCTCCTGCATATCAGTCGTATCTCAATATTTTTTCAGTTCTAACTGAACCACAATCCTTTAAGGAAGCTGCACATGATCCAAGATGGATAGAAGCTATGGACCAAAAGATCCTCTACCAAATAGATGTCAATAATGCATTCCTACAAGGGGATCTTTATGAAGAA TGGAATATTAAGCTAACAGATGCCTTAGTGGGAGCAGGATATCAGCAGAGTGCATATGATCACTCTCCGTTCACTAAGCAGACAACACATGATATTGTAATTATCttggtgtatgttgatgatatcttgatcacTGGTAGAAATATTTTCCTTGTGGAAGAGTCCAAAAGTACATTACACAACAGTTTTAAAGTCAAAGATTTGGGTGAACTCAGATATTTCTTAGGCATTGAAGTAATGAGATCAGATAAGAGGATGTTATTAAACCAGAGAAAATATGCACCGGAGTTAATCTCCAGCATAGGACTAGCTGCTGTCAAACTTGCATCCACTCCTATTGAATAA
- the LOC107801441 gene encoding high affinity nitrate transporter 2.7, with the protein MEQTQSNSKIDQSLNFSIAVDYDQKATEFCPFSLSSPHMRAFHLAWLSLFSCFFSTFAIPPLLEVIRKDLNLTEIDIGRAGIASFVGSIFSRLAMGPACDVFGPRVASATLSLLTAPIVLSTCLISSPQGFILVRFLIGFCLGNFVASQFWMSSMFSGCVVGLANGFAAGWANVGSGLTQLAMPLVYSLFTSCLNIPSFISWRIAFIFPAIFQAVTAIMVLVYGQDLPDGNYKRKKITGTKYHKPSENILSILLNGLKNYRGWILGLTYGFCFGVELTTDNIIAEYYYNRFHVKIDVAGAIAASFGLANCVSRPVGGIISDKMGKRFGMRGRLWSLWVVQTVAGLLCVLLGRVNTVGVSVLVMACFSLFVQAASGLTFGIVPFVSKRSLGVISGMTGSGGTLGAVITQLLLFSGSSKFSTQTSISIMGLMMLVFTLPITLIYFPRWGGMFCGFSIYEDDENFHQID; encoded by the exons ATGGAACAAACACAATCAAACTCCAAAATTGATCAGTCCCTTAATTTTTCTATAGCAGTAGATTATGATCAGAAAGCCACAGAATTTTGTCCATTTTCATTATCTTCACCTCACATGCGAGCTTTTCACCTTGCATGGCTCTCTCTATTTTCTTGTTTCTTCTCCACTTTTGCTATCCCCCCACTTCTTGAAGTCATTCGTAAAGACCTTAATCTCACTGAAATTGACATAGGAAGAGCTGGAATTGCTTCTTTCGTTGGTTCCATTTTCTCTCGCCTCGCTATGGGCCCCGCATGTGACGTGTTCGGTCCACGTGTTGCCTCTGCCACGCTGTCTCTCCTCACTGCCCCAATAGTTCTCTCCACTTGTCTCATCTCCTCCCCACAAGGCTTCATCTTGGTTCGGTTTTTAATCGGATTTTGCTTGGGAAATTTCGTGGCTAGCCAATTTTGGATGAGTTCAATGTTCTCTGGATGTGTTGTTGGGCTTGCTAATGGTTTCGCTGCGGGTTGGGCCAATGTTGGGTCTGGTCTGACCCAATTAGCCATGCCACTCGTATATTCACTCTTTACAAGCTGCTTAAACATACCTTCATTTATTTCGTGGCGTATTGCATTTATTTTCCCTGCAATATTTCAAGCCGTGACAGCAATTATGGTCCTAGTGTACGGCCAAGACTTGCCTGATGGTAACTACAAGCGCAAGAAAATAACAGGAACTAAATACCACAAGCCTAGTGAAAATATTTTGAGCATACTTTTAAATGGGCTAAAGAATTACAGGGGATGGATATTGGGTTTAACATATGGATTTTGCTTTGGAGTTGAATTAACTACAGATAATATAATAGCGGAGTATTATTACAATAGGTTTCATGTAAAAATTGATGTAGCAGGGGCGATTGCGGCGAGTTTTGGGCTGGCGAATTGTGTGTCGAGGCCAGTAGGTGGGATTATTTCAGATAAAATGGGGAAGAGATTTGGGATGAGAGGGAGGTTATGGAGTTTGTGGGTGGTGCAAACGGTGGCTGGATTGTTGTGTGTACTGCTTGGGCGAGTGAATACAGTTGGGGTGTCTGTTTTGGTAATGGCTTGTTTTTCTCTGTTTGTTCAAGCTGCTTCAGGCCTCACATTTGGTATTGTGCCTTTTGTTTCCAAAAG GTCATTAGGAGTGATATCAGGGATGACGGGAAGTGGTGGGACTTTAGGAGCAGTGATAACACAATTACTACTATTTTCAGGTTCCTCCAAATTCTCAACCCAAACGAGCATATCTATTATGGGACTAATGATGCTTGTCTTTACTCTGCCGATTACCCTTATCTATTTCCCCAGGTGGGGCGGGATGTTTTGTGGATTTTCAATATATGAAGACGATGAAAACTTTCACCAAATAGATTAA